Proteins found in one Solitalea lacus genomic segment:
- a CDS encoding 6-pyruvoyl trahydropterin synthase family protein encodes MIYITRRERFNAAHKLFREEWSQEKNAEVFGKCSNPNWHGHNYELYVTVKGHVNPETGFVIDLKDLRDIINTRVIDKIDHKNVNLDVDFMKGKMASTEVLAMEIFNQLNGPIKEQGAMLHAVKLYETENNFVEYFGD; translated from the coding sequence ATGATTTATATTACACGTAGGGAGCGGTTTAATGCTGCTCACAAATTATTTCGTGAAGAATGGAGCCAAGAGAAAAATGCTGAAGTATTTGGCAAATGCTCTAATCCTAACTGGCATGGGCATAATTATGAACTTTATGTGACAGTCAAGGGGCATGTGAATCCAGAAACAGGATTTGTTATTGATTTAAAAGATCTGCGTGACATCATTAATACACGAGTTATTGATAAGATTGATCACAAAAACGTGAATTTGGATGTTGATTTTATGAAAGGTAAAATGGCATCAACAGAAGTGTTGGCCATGGAAATTTTCAATCAGCTGAACGGACCAATTAAAGAGCAAGGCGCAATGTTGCATGCTGTTAAACTATACGAAACCGAAAATAACTTTGTTGAATATTTCGGTGATTAA
- the folE gene encoding GTP cyclohydrolase I FolE, with amino-acid sequence MDEFKKIASGMMEENEMDGYAKIDRYNEDKIKDIAEKYYDILKDIGENPDREGLIKTPERVAKALQFLTHGYDLDPQEILKSAMFTEEYSQMVIVKDIEVYSMCEHHMLPFFGKAHVAYIPNGKVVGLSKLPRVVDAFSRRLQVQERLTNEIRDCIQETLNPLGVAVVIECKHMCMSMRGIQKQNSVTTTSAFTGEFINNEKTRYEFMQLIAAHLS; translated from the coding sequence ATGGACGAATTTAAAAAAATTGCTTCCGGAATGATGGAAGAAAACGAGATGGACGGTTATGCAAAGATTGACCGTTACAACGAAGACAAGATCAAAGATATTGCTGAAAAGTATTATGATATTTTAAAAGATATTGGTGAAAATCCTGATCGGGAGGGCTTAATTAAGACTCCTGAGCGTGTGGCAAAGGCACTTCAGTTTTTAACTCACGGTTATGATCTGGATCCACAGGAAATCTTGAAATCAGCAATGTTTACCGAGGAATACAGCCAAATGGTGATAGTAAAGGATATTGAAGTATATTCAATGTGCGAGCACCATATGCTGCCTTTTTTTGGTAAAGCACATGTTGCATATATTCCTAACGGAAAGGTTGTTGGGTTGAGTAAACTTCCACGTGTGGTCGACGCCTTTTCACGTCGCTTACAGGTGCAAGAGCGTTTAACCAATGAAATACGTGATTGTATTCAAGAAACGCTGAACCCGCTGGGTGTTGCTGTTGTTATTGAATGTAAACACATGTGCATGAGCATGCGTGGTATTCAAAAACAAAACTCGGTAACAACCACCTCAGCCTTTACCGGAGAGTTTATTAATAATGAAAAAACCCGTTATGAGTTTATGCAGTTAATAGCAGCTCATTTAAGTTAG